The following coding sequences lie in one Rhizobium rhododendri genomic window:
- a CDS encoding LacI family DNA-binding transcriptional regulator produces the protein MNRSGPNLSRIAASLGVSVASVSNALSGKGRVSAELGDRIRATAAALGYVPSQAGRALRTGRSAVLGLVLPDIANPLFPQIAQAMEYAASVAGYGMLIADSRGDIGHQTDAINRLLERGVDGMIIVPRRGTRIADIGCPVAVIDTPSTPGNTVSADHWQGGVQVAQHLYELGHRKIILLGNNPASNVQNDRIGGLKSAFDASVTTGVMWIEKIEAEHGAGCMLGLAEKVRQGFTAFAAISDLAALRALTELQQAGISVPDSVSVTGFDDLIWSSVVTPGITTMRMDMPAIAKIAVGALVDVIEMGARDQSLAEETPHASRIVTAAVSRVPMRLIARQSSGPPGPAMQEPGGDPVP, from the coding sequence ATCAACCGTTCCGGACCTAATCTCAGCCGCATCGCGGCATCGCTCGGTGTTTCCGTCGCCAGCGTCTCCAATGCTCTTTCCGGCAAAGGCCGGGTGTCTGCCGAACTCGGCGACCGTATACGGGCGACCGCAGCGGCCCTCGGTTATGTGCCGAGCCAGGCAGGGCGGGCGTTGCGGACCGGCAGAAGCGCGGTGCTCGGCCTTGTCCTGCCCGATATCGCCAATCCGCTCTTCCCGCAAATCGCCCAGGCTATGGAATACGCTGCCTCGGTTGCCGGCTACGGCATGCTGATCGCCGATTCACGTGGCGATATCGGCCACCAGACCGACGCTATCAATCGTCTGCTGGAGCGCGGCGTGGATGGCATGATCATTGTCCCCCGGCGCGGCACCCGGATTGCGGACATCGGCTGTCCGGTAGCCGTCATCGATACGCCATCGACGCCGGGCAACACCGTCTCTGCTGATCACTGGCAGGGCGGAGTACAGGTGGCGCAACATCTGTATGAACTCGGGCATCGCAAGATCATATTGCTGGGTAACAACCCCGCCTCCAACGTCCAGAACGACCGCATCGGCGGCCTGAAATCGGCATTCGACGCGAGCGTCACCACGGGCGTCATGTGGATCGAAAAGATCGAAGCCGAGCATGGAGCAGGCTGCATGCTGGGGCTTGCGGAAAAAGTCAGACAAGGGTTCACCGCCTTTGCCGCCATCTCGGATCTCGCTGCGCTGCGGGCCCTGACGGAATTGCAGCAGGCAGGCATATCCGTGCCGGATAGCGTCAGCGTCACCGGCTTCGACGACCTGATCTGGTCCTCGGTTGTCACGCCCGGCATAACGACGATGCGTATGGACATGCCGGCTATCGCAAAAATTGCCGTCGGCGCGCTCGTCGACGTCATCGAAATGGGCGCCCGCGACCAATCTTTGGCAGAAGAGACCCCGCACGCCAGCCGCATCGTCACCGCGGCGGTTTCACGGGTACCGATGCGGCTTATAGCACGTCAGTCCTCCGGTCCTCCCGGACCGGCGATGCAGGAACCCGGTGGAGATCCCGTCCCATGA
- a CDS encoding alpha-D-ribose 1-methylphosphonate 5-triphosphate diphosphatase, whose amino-acid sequence MSQETILSNARIILEDQIVSGTVIIRDGKIAEISEGASAVGEDFEGDYLMPGLVELHTDHLESHYSPRPGVRWNKTAAIQAHDAQIVTSGITTVFDCLRMGSDEDDGFDHGEMRDMADAIEAAQNDGRLRADHLIHLRCEVSSQNVLEHFADFQQDNAVRLVSLMDHAPGQRQFQTMDKYIFYYQKKRGLTDEAFAVFIAKRLEESAKYSTPHRDAITKICHERGITIASHDDATLEHVDEAVAYGVRLAEFPTSVEAAKASHAAGMSVLMGAPNIVRGMSHSGNIAARDLAELGVLDVLSSDYVPFSLLHAPFILADEVESISLPKAIAMVTATPARTVSLDDRGRIAVGLRADLVRVRRDTGVPVTRAIWREGRRVA is encoded by the coding sequence ATGTCCCAGGAAACCATCCTCTCCAATGCCCGTATCATTCTCGAAGACCAGATCGTGTCGGGCACAGTGATCATCCGCGACGGCAAGATCGCCGAGATCTCCGAGGGAGCGTCCGCTGTCGGAGAGGATTTCGAGGGCGATTATCTGATGCCAGGCCTTGTGGAACTGCATACCGACCATCTGGAGTCCCATTACTCGCCGCGGCCTGGCGTGCGATGGAACAAGACGGCGGCCATACAGGCGCACGATGCGCAGATCGTCACTTCGGGCATAACCACCGTGTTCGACTGCCTGCGCATGGGCTCCGACGAGGATGACGGCTTCGACCACGGCGAGATGCGTGACATGGCCGATGCCATCGAGGCGGCACAGAACGACGGGCGGCTGCGGGCCGACCATCTGATCCACCTGCGCTGCGAGGTGTCTTCGCAAAACGTACTCGAGCATTTTGCCGACTTCCAGCAGGACAACGCGGTTCGCCTCGTGTCGCTGATGGATCATGCGCCCGGCCAGCGACAGTTCCAGACGATGGACAAGTACATCTTCTACTACCAGAAGAAGCGCGGCCTGACTGACGAGGCTTTTGCGGTCTTCATTGCCAAGCGCCTCGAGGAGTCGGCCAAGTATTCGACGCCGCACCGCGACGCCATCACCAAGATCTGCCACGAGCGCGGCATCACCATTGCCAGCCATGACGATGCGACGCTCGAACATGTCGATGAGGCCGTTGCCTATGGTGTCCGTCTGGCAGAGTTTCCGACCAGCGTGGAGGCCGCCAAAGCCTCGCATGCTGCCGGCATGAGCGTATTGATGGGAGCGCCGAACATCGTCCGCGGCATGTCGCATTCCGGCAATATCGCCGCACGGGACCTGGCAGAGCTCGGCGTACTCGACGTGCTGTCGTCGGATTACGTGCCGTTCAGCCTGCTGCATGCACCGTTCATACTGGCCGACGAGGTCGAGTCGATCTCGCTGCCGAAGGCGATTGCGATGGTGACGGCAACCCCTGCCCGCACCGTCAGCCTCGACGACCGGGGCCGCATCGCGGTCGGACTGCGCGCAGACCTCGTGCGAGTGCGCCGCGATACCGGCGTGCCTGTGACACGCGCGATTTGGCGCGAAGGACGAAGGGTCGCCTGA
- the polA gene encoding DNA polymerase I has product MKNGDHLFLVDGSGFIFRAFHAIPPLNRKSDGLPVNAVSGFCNMLWKLLRDARNTDVGVTPTHFAVIFDYSSKTFRNDLYHLYKANRSAPPEDLVPQFGLIREATRAFNLPCIETEGFEADDIIATYARLAEATGADVTIISSDKDLMQLVTPNVHMYDAMKDKQIGIPDVVEKWGVAPEKMIDLQALTGDSTDNVPGIPGIGPKTAAQLLEEFGDLETLLSRAGEIKQQKRRESIIANADLARLSRQLVELRTDVPLDVPLEDLTLEPQDGPKLIAFLKAMEFTSLTRRVADATGANAAGIEAAVVAVELVAEAHGPDMDTLASATEGERSEETIKSSPTDPLAVEAPHRGATPTDLARSRAESFAAAKLDASAYVTIRDLPTLSNWIAACRETGLVAFDTETTSIDVMQADLVGFSLAYADPADASGLTIHAAYVPLAHKTGSEDLFSDGVKLAPDQIPMDDALALLKGLLEDPSVLKVAQNLKYDYLLMKRYGIITRGFDDTMLMSYVLDAGATTHGMDTLSERWLGHKPIAFKDVAGSGKSLVTFDRVAIDKATAYAAEDADVTLRLWMVLKPRLAAQKLTSVYERLERPLVPVLARMEERGITVDRQILSRLSGELAQKAAAFEDEIYELAGERFNIGSPKQLGDILFGKMGLAGGGKTKTGQWSTSASVLEDLAAEGLPLPRKIVDWRQLTKLKSTYTDALPGYIHPLTKRVHTSYSLAATTTGRLSSSEPNLQNIPVRTVEGRKIRTAFVSTPGHKLLSADYSQIELRVLAHVANIPQLTQAFSDGVDIHAMTASEMFGVPVEGMPSDVRRRAKAINFGIIYGISAFGLANQLSIERSEAGEYIKRYFERFPGIKDYMEATKAYARDKGYVETIFGRRIHYPEIRSSNPSMRAFNERAAINAPIQGSAADVIRRAMIQIEPALAEAGLGERVRMLLQVHDELIFEVEDGDVERTQPVIVSVMENAAMPAVEMSVPLKVDARAADNWDEAH; this is encoded by the coding sequence ATGAAAAATGGTGATCATCTCTTCCTCGTCGATGGCTCGGGCTTCATTTTCCGCGCCTTCCACGCCATTCCGCCGCTCAACCGCAAATCCGATGGTTTGCCGGTGAATGCCGTGTCGGGATTTTGCAACATGCTGTGGAAGTTGCTGCGTGACGCGCGCAACACCGATGTCGGGGTGACGCCCACCCATTTTGCCGTCATCTTCGACTATTCCTCAAAGACGTTCCGCAACGATCTATACCATCTCTACAAAGCCAACCGCTCGGCACCGCCCGAGGACCTGGTGCCGCAGTTCGGTCTGATCCGCGAGGCGACCCGCGCCTTTAATCTTCCGTGCATCGAAACTGAAGGTTTCGAGGCCGACGACATCATCGCCACCTATGCGCGGCTGGCAGAGGCCACCGGCGCCGATGTCACCATCATCTCGTCCGACAAGGACCTGATGCAGTTGGTGACGCCCAATGTGCATATGTACGATGCCATGAAGGACAAGCAGATCGGCATTCCCGATGTCGTCGAGAAATGGGGCGTCGCGCCTGAAAAGATGATCGACCTGCAGGCGCTGACCGGTGATTCCACCGACAACGTGCCGGGCATTCCGGGGATCGGTCCGAAGACCGCAGCCCAGCTTCTGGAAGAATTCGGCGATCTCGAAACGCTGCTGTCGCGGGCCGGCGAGATCAAGCAGCAGAAACGCCGCGAAAGTATCATTGCCAATGCCGATCTCGCACGGCTGTCGCGCCAGCTGGTCGAACTGCGCACCGACGTACCGCTCGACGTACCCCTCGAGGATCTGACACTCGAGCCGCAGGATGGCCCGAAACTCATCGCCTTCCTGAAGGCCATGGAATTCACCTCGCTGACCCGCCGCGTCGCCGATGCGACCGGCGCGAATGCTGCAGGCATCGAGGCGGCGGTCGTCGCGGTCGAGCTGGTTGCCGAGGCTCACGGCCCCGACATGGACACGCTCGCCTCCGCCACCGAGGGGGAGCGCTCCGAAGAGACGATCAAGTCGTCGCCCACCGACCCGCTGGCAGTCGAGGCGCCGCATCGGGGTGCAACGCCTACCGATCTTGCCAGGAGCCGGGCAGAAAGTTTCGCCGCCGCCAAACTCGATGCCTCTGCCTATGTCACCATCCGAGACCTCCCAACGCTCTCGAACTGGATTGCCGCCTGTCGCGAAACCGGCCTGGTCGCCTTCGATACCGAGACCACCTCGATCGATGTCATGCAGGCGGATCTGGTCGGTTTCTCGCTTGCCTACGCCGATCCCGCCGATGCGTCGGGCCTCACCATCCACGCCGCGTATGTGCCGCTTGCCCACAAGACCGGCAGCGAGGATCTGTTCAGCGACGGCGTCAAGCTGGCGCCGGACCAGATACCCATGGACGATGCACTGGCCCTGCTGAAGGGACTGCTGGAGGACCCGTCCGTCCTCAAGGTAGCCCAGAACCTCAAATACGATTACCTGCTGATGAAGCGCTATGGCATCATCACCCGGGGGTTTGACGACACCATGCTGATGTCCTACGTGCTCGATGCCGGTGCCACGACCCATGGCATGGACACGCTGTCCGAGCGCTGGCTCGGGCACAAGCCCATCGCCTTCAAGGATGTCGCCGGCAGCGGCAAGTCGCTCGTCACCTTCGACCGTGTCGCCATCGACAAGGCCACGGCCTATGCCGCCGAGGATGCCGATGTGACGCTGCGGCTGTGGATGGTGCTGAAGCCGCGCCTCGCCGCGCAGAAACTGACCTCGGTCTATGAGCGCCTGGAGCGGCCGCTCGTGCCGGTGCTCGCCCGCATGGAAGAGCGCGGCATCACCGTCGATCGCCAGATCCTGTCACGGCTCTCCGGCGAACTTGCCCAGAAGGCGGCAGCCTTCGAGGACGAGATCTATGAACTGGCCGGCGAGCGCTTCAACATCGGCTCGCCCAAGCAGCTCGGCGATATCCTGTTCGGGAAGATGGGCCTTGCCGGTGGCGGCAAGACCAAGACCGGACAGTGGTCCACCTCGGCAAGCGTGCTCGAGGATCTGGCCGCCGAGGGCCTGCCGCTGCCGCGCAAGATTGTCGACTGGCGCCAGTTGACCAAGCTGAAGTCGACCTACACCGACGCGCTGCCAGGCTACATCCACCCCCTGACCAAACGCGTCCACACATCCTACTCGCTGGCCGCGACCACCACCGGCCGGCTATCCTCGTCCGAGCCGAACCTGCAAAATATTCCGGTGCGCACCGTCGAAGGCCGCAAGATCCGCACGGCTTTCGTTTCGACACCCGGCCACAAGCTGCTGTCGGCCGATTACAGCCAGATCGAGCTGCGCGTGTTGGCCCATGTCGCCAACATTCCGCAACTGACCCAGGCGTTTTCCGACGGCGTGGACATCCATGCGATGACGGCCTCCGAGATGTTCGGTGTGCCGGTCGAGGGCATGCCGTCGGACGTGCGCCGTCGCGCCAAGGCGATCAACTTCGGCATCATTTACGGCATCTCAGCCTTCGGCCTTGCCAACCAGCTTTCAATCGAGCGCTCCGAGGCCGGTGAATACATCAAGCGCTACTTCGAGCGCTTCCCCGGCATCAAGGACTATATGGAGGCCACCAAGGCCTATGCCCGTGACAAGGGCTATGTCGAGACCATCTTCGGCCGCCGCATCCATTATCCGGAAATTCGCTCGTCCAATCCTTCGATGCGCGCTTTCAACGAACGCGCCGCCATCAACGCACCGATCCAGGGCTCGGCCGCAGACGTTATCAGGCGTGCGATGATCCAGATCGAGCCGGCATTGGCTGAAGCCGGGCTCGGCGAGCGCGTCCGCATGCTGCTGCAGGTCCATGACGAATTGATTTTCGAAGTGGAGGATGGCGATGTCGAGCGGACCCAGCCGGTCATCGTCTCCGTCATGGAAAATGCTGCCATGCCGGCCGTCGAGATGAGCGTGCCGCTTAAGGTCGATGCGCGTGCTGCCGACAACTGGGACGAAGCCCACTAG
- a CDS encoding MarR family winged helix-turn-helix transcriptional regulator gives MGYSRTDSAAYLASQLAKGFSRSLQQRAAGIGFSPGQFPILVELWAEDGLTQKQLLERVDIEQATMANTLSRMERDQLIERKPHPSDKRAQLVYLTEKGSAMQQDAVDAAMAADQDLFKGFRVFERELLLEYIRRVLDNAKRL, from the coding sequence ATGGGATATAGTCGGACAGACTCCGCAGCCTACCTTGCGAGCCAGCTTGCGAAGGGTTTCAGTCGCTCCTTGCAACAGCGGGCGGCAGGAATCGGCTTTTCTCCCGGACAGTTTCCAATCCTGGTCGAATTGTGGGCCGAGGATGGCCTGACGCAGAAGCAACTGCTGGAGCGCGTCGACATCGAACAGGCCACCATGGCAAACACGCTTTCGCGCATGGAGCGCGATCAACTGATCGAGCGCAAGCCTCATCCTTCCGACAAGCGGGCTCAGCTCGTCTACCTGACGGAAAAGGGATCTGCCATGCAGCAAGACGCGGTCGATGCAGCCATGGCTGCAGACCAGGATCTCTTCAAAGGTTTCAGGGTCTTCGAGCGTGAGTTGCTGCTGGAATATATTCGGCGCGTCCTCGACAATGCCAAGCGCCTCTAG
- a CDS encoding ABC transporter substrate-binding protein produces MNWLLSTSIAVCCLFPLTAGAADKTLTISVYAFAQDDYRKLVYDPFEAKCGCKLVVETGNSVERLAKMEANKAHPVIDMAVVSMADALQASRAGLTDKIDTSRLSNFDKLYDIAKDPNGDSMSVGYTFYATSIAYRPDKMKITSWADLLKPEYVGHIAFPNVTTNQGPPALYMLGEAMGKNTPDLKAPIAAIGENKDDIVTFYEKSSQLVQLMQQEEIWAAPIGRFSWAGFTKLDVPVAWADPKEGQTGGMNVMILTKGSKNRDLALQFMDFWLSTDVQTALGQKLVDSPANKEVKLPADITSNLTFGEDTARSLKLIPSALALDEREAWVKEWNETVGQ; encoded by the coding sequence ATGAATTGGCTGCTGAGCACGTCCATCGCGGTTTGTTGCCTTTTTCCACTGACAGCAGGCGCTGCGGACAAGACGCTGACGATCTCCGTCTATGCGTTTGCCCAGGACGACTACAGGAAGCTGGTCTACGATCCATTCGAAGCGAAATGCGGCTGCAAGCTGGTCGTGGAGACCGGCAACAGCGTCGAGCGGCTGGCAAAAATGGAGGCGAACAAGGCCCATCCGGTGATCGACATGGCAGTCGTCTCGATGGCCGATGCGCTACAGGCGTCTCGCGCAGGTCTCACAGACAAGATCGATACGTCAAGGCTTTCCAATTTCGACAAGCTCTACGACATCGCCAAGGACCCGAACGGCGACAGTATGAGCGTCGGCTACACCTTCTACGCCACGTCCATCGCCTATCGCCCCGATAAAATGAAGATCACGTCCTGGGCCGATCTCCTGAAGCCCGAATATGTGGGCCATATTGCCTTCCCGAATGTGACGACCAACCAGGGACCGCCAGCGCTCTACATGCTGGGCGAGGCAATGGGCAAGAACACGCCGGATCTCAAAGCGCCGATTGCTGCGATCGGTGAAAATAAAGACGACATCGTTACCTTCTACGAAAAGTCCTCGCAACTGGTGCAACTTATGCAGCAGGAGGAAATCTGGGCAGCGCCGATCGGTCGCTTTTCCTGGGCCGGCTTTACCAAGCTCGATGTCCCCGTTGCCTGGGCCGACCCCAAGGAGGGCCAAACAGGTGGCATGAATGTCATGATCCTGACCAAAGGTTCGAAGAACCGGGATCTAGCGTTGCAGTTCATGGATTTCTGGCTTTCGACGGATGTGCAGACCGCGCTTGGCCAGAAGCTGGTCGACAGCCCTGCCAACAAGGAGGTCAAGCTGCCGGCTGACATCACCAGCAACCTGACCTTTGGCGAAGACACCGCCAGGAGCCTCAAGCTCATCCCCTCCGCTCTGGCGCTCGACGAGCGAGAGGCCTG
- a CDS encoding M20/M25/M40 family metallo-hydrolase, whose translation MTAISPILDRADQNLPTSLDKLFELLRIKSISTDPAFKPECRKAAEWLTAYLVSIGFEASVRDTPGHPMVVAHHAGASAGAPHLLFYGHYDVQPVDPIELWENDPFSPAIKEIGNGRKVITGRGTSDDKGQLMTFVEACRAYKDINGALPCRITILFEGEEESGSPSLKPFLEANAAELTADYALVCDTGMWDAETPAIAAGLRGLVGDEIVVTAADRDLHSGMFGGLAANPIHILADIVAGLHDATGRVTLPGFYNGVNETPADIKASWEKLDASAEKLLGEIGLSIPSGEKGRSALELTWARPTAEVNGITGGYTGDGFKTVIASKASAKISFRLVGDQNPAAIRDSFRAYVKSKIPADCSVEFHGHGGSPGIQLSYESALLNKAKAALSDEWPKPAVVIGMGGSIPIVGDFQKMLGMESLLVGFGLNDDRIHSPNEKYELASYHKGIRSWIRILDALAA comes from the coding sequence ATGACTGCCATATCCCCCATTCTCGACCGCGCCGACCAGAACCTGCCCACCAGCCTCGACAAGCTGTTCGAACTGCTCAGGATCAAGTCGATTTCGACCGATCCTGCATTCAAGCCGGAATGCCGCAAGGCGGCAGAGTGGCTTACGGCCTATCTGGTCTCTATCGGCTTCGAAGCCTCGGTTCGCGATACTCCCGGCCATCCGATGGTCGTCGCGCACCACGCAGGCGCCAGTGCCGGTGCGCCGCACCTGCTGTTCTACGGTCACTACGACGTGCAGCCAGTCGACCCGATCGAGCTCTGGGAGAACGACCCTTTCTCGCCAGCCATCAAGGAGATCGGCAATGGTCGCAAGGTCATCACCGGCCGTGGCACGTCGGACGACAAAGGCCAGCTAATGACCTTCGTTGAAGCCTGCCGGGCGTACAAGGACATCAACGGCGCGCTTCCATGCCGCATCACCATCCTATTCGAAGGCGAAGAGGAATCAGGCTCGCCATCGCTGAAACCTTTCCTCGAGGCCAATGCCGCGGAACTGACGGCAGACTACGCGCTCGTCTGTGATACCGGCATGTGGGATGCCGAAACGCCGGCAATTGCCGCCGGCCTGCGCGGATTGGTCGGCGATGAGATCGTCGTCACGGCCGCAGACCGCGATCTGCATTCCGGTATGTTCGGCGGACTTGCCGCAAATCCGATCCATATCCTCGCCGACATCGTCGCCGGCCTGCATGACGCAACCGGCAGGGTCACGCTTCCGGGCTTCTACAACGGCGTCAACGAGACGCCTGCCGATATCAAGGCAAGCTGGGAAAAGCTCGACGCCTCGGCGGAAAAGCTGCTGGGCGAAATCGGACTGTCGATCCCATCAGGCGAAAAGGGGCGCTCCGCTCTGGAACTGACCTGGGCGCGTCCGACAGCAGAGGTCAACGGCATCACCGGTGGCTATACGGGCGACGGCTTCAAGACCGTCATCGCCTCGAAGGCATCCGCCAAGATATCCTTCCGGCTGGTCGGCGACCAGAACCCGGCAGCCATCCGCGACAGTTTCCGCGCTTATGTAAAGTCGAAGATCCCGGCCGATTGCTCCGTTGAATTTCACGGTCACGGCGGGTCTCCGGGCATTCAACTATCTTATGAATCGGCGCTGCTCAACAAGGCGAAGGCAGCCCTCTCTGACGAGTGGCCGAAGCCTGCTGTCGTCATCGGCATGGGCGGCTCCATTCCCATCGTCGGCGATTTCCAGAAGATGCTCGGCATGGAGTCGTTGCTGGTCGGGTTCGGCCTGAACGACGACCGTATTCATTCGCCGAACGAGAAGTATGAGCTCGCCTCCTATCACAAGGGCATACGCTCCTGGATCCGGATCCTCGACGCCCTGGCGGCATAA
- the phnN gene encoding phosphonate metabolism protein/1,5-bisphosphokinase (PRPP-forming) PhnN — MAELEANPQTGNAAPTATGMMVVVVGPSGAGKDTLIGRAAEYFDGRTDVHFARRVITRGADAGGEDHVSVSEGGFDAMERAGSFAISWDAHGLKYGIPAAVRQELAQGNIVIANGSRSVLDRFKAAFPRLTIINVTARPEVLAERLEARGRETRADILKRLERGSLTVQGDFDVVTIDNSGTLDAATHAMIDALEAILRG, encoded by the coding sequence ATGGCCGAGCTTGAGGCCAATCCGCAGACCGGCAATGCCGCGCCGACCGCAACAGGCATGATGGTGGTGGTGGTCGGCCCAAGCGGCGCCGGCAAGGACACGCTGATCGGCCGCGCCGCAGAATATTTTGACGGACGGACGGATGTGCACTTTGCGAGACGCGTCATCACACGCGGCGCCGACGCGGGTGGCGAGGACCATGTCAGCGTCTCCGAGGGCGGGTTCGACGCGATGGAAAGGGCCGGCAGTTTTGCCATATCCTGGGATGCACATGGCCTGAAATACGGGATTCCGGCCGCCGTTCGCCAGGAACTGGCACAGGGCAATATCGTCATCGCCAACGGCTCGCGGTCGGTACTCGATCGCTTCAAGGCTGCCTTCCCGAGACTGACGATCATCAACGTCACAGCCCGGCCGGAGGTGCTGGCAGAGCGTCTGGAAGCGCGCGGACGTGAAACCCGTGCGGACATCCTGAAGCGCCTGGAACGCGGATCGCTGACCGTGCAAGGCGACTTCGATGTCGTCACCATCGACAACAGCGGCACGCTGGATGCCGCGACGCATGCGATGATCGATGCGCTCGAGGCAATACTCCGCGGCTGA